A region of the Peptococcaceae bacterium genome:
TGAATACCCTTTTGCTGAGGAGCCCGCAGGGAATAAGCACTTACTATCCGGGTAACCTCCACCATCAGCACCGAGATATATCGATATGTCAAAAGAAGCTGCAGGACAAACAAACGTGGGATTTTCAGCATCCTCAGAGCCGAGGCAAGGCTGTCCATCCCCGTGGTCGCAATAAGGATAAGCGCGGCTGTAACCGTGAATCCGCACTTTAAAAAGATGGAAAAAAAGGTGATCCACCCTCTCGAAAGGATGAACCCGCTAAGAATAAAGGCCTGGTGATCAAATAAAGGGTTTAATATACCTATACCAATGATAAAAGGTTCGACCAGTAGTATTCTTTTTAATATCGGTTTTATCGGAAGCTCCGCCAGTACCAACACCAGCAAAGGATAAAAAATAAGCGGAAATAATCCAATTATCTCATATCGATCAAAGGATACAACCACAGTCAGGTAAACGACTGTGGTCAAAAGTTTCACAAGTGGATGTATCCTGTGAATAATGGTTTCTTTCCGAGCTAGGTCGTCCAGAAGCCGTATATTATATAAGGAATTCGTGATGTTCGCCATATCAATAACCAAATCCTAACCAAAAGATATTAAGCATAGTTGTTGATACTGCCCCGGATATCTTCAAGCGGACACATCTTGCTTTCTTCTTTTGATCAGGCTGATAATAAACCCGGTAAGAGCTGCCAGCGCAAGCGTCATACCGCCGCCAACCAACCCTGAAAGGCTGGTGCCGCCACTCACGGCAGGCCAGGACTCTTGGCCTTCCCCGGTATTCTGTTCCTTCTCATTCTCAGGTGTTTTAAAACTATAATCGGGTAAAAAGGCGATCTTGCTTTGGATTTCAGAAAATACATGATGAATGCCATCTTTCGCTTCAAGCTCCTCTATTCCTGCGGTCTTGAACATAGACCATTCCAAACCATCAGGATTTGCTGAAGCAAACCACGAGAAGATTCCCCCTGTAATCACCGCAGCAATAGCAAGGCCAGTCAAAACTTTTTTTATGGAGAGGTTGCCCAGCGCTTTACCCAATGCAGCCTTCTCAATGATTTCCGGTTGCGCCTTCCAGACAAATGTTACAATAACTGCAGTGACAAGGCCTTCCACCACACCTATCGCCAAATGAATGGGTTGCATCAGCATGACGAAGGTGCTGAAAGGCAATTCAGTCTTCCCGGAAAAAAATGTTTCAAGTACGACCCCGAAAGCTCCAAGCTGAAGGCCTATAATGGCAGATAGCATTGCTGCACCAAAAATACGATTGGGGGAATAGCCTTTACCCATGATCTGCTTATAAACAAGCGGATAGGCAATAAAACATGTGAAAAAACCAAGATTAAATACATTACAGCCTAGCGCCAACAAGCCTCCATCGGCAAAGAACAAGGCTTGTATGACAAGAATTGAGGCCATGGTAAGGAATCCGGCATAAGGGCCAAGTAGAATAGAAAGAAGCAGACCCCCTCCAAGGTGACCACTGGAACCGGTGCCTGGAATTGAAAAATTAATCATCTGGGCGGCAAAAACAAAAGCGCCCATAACTCCCATCAACGGAATTTTCTTCTCATCCATATCATCCTGAATTTTTTTGATCGAATAAGCCGCAACTCCTGCAGTAGCTGTCCACATGGCTCCACCCACTACAGGCGAGATTAAAGCATCCGCCATATGCATGATTATCAACTCCTCTAAAAATAATAACCCATGAAGGTTGAATAATAATTCATCCCCTTCATGGGTTTGCTGTACATTTCTTCAGAAGTGCGAACAAAATCTTCACAACTTTGCCTGACAATAATATATCACAGTTCTTGAACGCAAGTCAAACATATATGTATGACTTCTATGTGCGGCACTACTTTTCGTATTTTTTGTTTTGTTGCCCCTTGTGATTACTGGCCTCTTCGGTTATATTGTGCCCATTTTGAATATTGGGCTGTCAAACTCAAGTCTAATAGTTATGCCCTTGATATTTCTTCATGGTACTCCACTGTAGCTTTCCTCAAATTAAATGTATTTTCATGGTATAATATAACTTAATTTTATAAAAAGAACAGGTGTATTATCATGTTTATTGCTGATTTTCATATACATTCAAAATACTCAAGAGCCACAAGCAGGGAATGTGTACCTGAAATGCTTGAAATGTGGGCGAGACGTAAAGGGATTGACGTTATAGGGACAGGCGATTTCACCCATCCGGCCTGGCGTGAAGAATTAAAGGAGAAGCTTGTTCCTTCAGGAGAAGGCCTTTATGTCCTTAAAAGCGATTACCGCAAAGAGGATAAAGTCGCAGGAAGAGATTGTAATCCTCAATTCATTGTTTCCGGCGAAATCAGTTCCATATACAAAAAGAATGGAAGGGTAAGAAAGGTTCACAACCTGATACTGCTGCCCGGCTTGGAACATGCCGAATCAATAGCGCGCCGGCTTGAGGCCGTAGGTAATTTGCATTCCGACGGCAGGCCGATATTGGGCCTCGACAGCAGGGATCTGCTTGAGATAGTGCTCGATATGTGCCCAGAGGCCATATTTATTCCTGCTCATATCTGGACCCCGCATTTTTCCTTGTACGGTGCCTATTCCGGCTTTGACGATATCAAGGAGTGTTTCGAAGATTTAACAGGCTGTATCTATGCCCTCGAAACGGGTCTTTCCTCAAACCCTCCCATGAACTGGCGCCTTTCCGCGCTGGATGAATTCATGCTGGTTTCCAATTCGGATGCGCATTCTCCGGCCAACCTGGGAAGAGAAGCAAACATTTTTGACACCGGGCTTTCTTACAGGGGCATCTTGCAGGCTTTAAAAAACCGCAGTACAAAGGAATTCTACGGTACCATAGAGTTTTTTCCGGAAGAAGGAAAATACCACTACGACGGGCACAGGGCGTGCAAGGTATGCTGGAAGCCTGCGGATACAAAAACTGCGGCAGGCATATGCCCTGTATGCGGCGAAAGGATTACAGTGGGTGTGCTTCACCGGGTTGAAGCGCTTGCAGACAGGGAAGAGGGCTTTGTCCCTCCGGCGGCAAAGCATTTTGAAAGCCTTGTTCCGCTTCATGAGGTGATAGCTTCCTCCATAGGCCATACTGCTGCCGGCGTGAAGGTGAAGGAAAAGTACGATGACCTGATACGGAGCCTGGGGCCGGAGCTGTTTATACTCCGCGAGGCGCCGCTAAAGGATATTGAACTGGCGGCAGGCCCCTGTATAGCTGAAGGCATCCGCAGGCTGAGATGCGGCAAGGTGGAAATACAACCCGGATTTGATGGAGAATACGGCAGAATTAAAATAATGGACAAAAGCGAAATAGATACGCTTTCCGGCCAGTTATGCTTTCTTAACGATAAAATTAATGATATTAAAAGTCAATCCATATCCAAAACGATTGAGGATAAAAAAGGTTCAGCCAGGAAAGCCGCCCTGGCGCCGATTTTAGCAGATGCCTGCCCGCTAAATGGTAGTGAGGACACGATGAAAACTGCTCCCGCAGACACTCTCTATGGGTTGAACCAGGAACAGTGGGAAGCAGTTTCATCCTCCAACCAGACAATTGCGGTCATGGCCGGTCCCGGAACCGGCAAAACAAAAACACTGGTGTGCCGTATCGCCTATCTTGTTGAAAAATGTGGCGTACATCCCTCGCAGGTAACAGCCGTTACCTTTACCAATAAGGCTGCAAATGAGATGCGCGTCCGTCTGGAGAAGCATTTCGGGGACAAGCGGACCGCGCGAGCCATAACCATAGGGACATTTCACTCCATCTGTCTGCAGATTTTATCCAGATGGAAGGGCAAGCATAACATCACGATTATTGATGAATGTAATGCCGTTTCAATCGTCGAGGAAATATTAAAGGGCATCAAATTGAAAATTTCTCCCCGGGATGTCATGAGAGGGATATCACTGATTAAAAGCGGCGCGGCCCTGGCGGGAGATCAGAAAAAATCGGATGTTCCAGCCGATGTATACGGTTTATACTGCTCACAGCTTGCGCGTTACGGTGTCATGGACTATGACGATATTCTCCTGGAAGTACTCAAACGGTTCGAGGGTACGAACCAAGGGGATATGGCGGACGGGAGCCTGGGAAACTCTTTCTCCCATCTTCTGGTGGATGAGTTTCAGGATATCAACGAGATCCAATACCGCTTGCTAAAAGAATGGAGCAGGAAAAGCAAGAGTATTTTTATTATAGGCGACCCTGACCAGTCGATTTATGGTTTCAGGGGTTCGGATTTCCGCTATTTTGAAAGGTTTAAAGAGGATTTCCCCGACATCCGGCACGTCCGGTTAACGCAGAATTACCGTTCCACGCCCGAGATCATCGTTTGCGCCCGGGCGGTAATCTCGAAGGAGAAGGCGGGCGGCCCCGCCCGTTCCCTGGAAACGAAAAGGAAAAACGGCGCCAAAGTACGCCTGGTAGCAACCAATGACGAATTCTCCGAGGCGCTGTTGGTGGCCAAGGAAATAAACCGGATGGTCGGCGGGATCGATATGCTCGATGCGCAGGCGCTGCCGGCCCCCAATAGAAAAAGATCTGCGGCGGAGCACCCGCGAGGCTTTTCCGATATCGCCGTGCTATACCGCACCAACCGTCAGGCGGAAATTCTGGAACAGTGCCTTCTTAAAGAAAGCATCCCCTATGTGGTCGTCGGGCGAGACGAGTTCCTTTCTGAGGAGCCGGTCCGCAAAACCATCGCCTTTTTCAAATTTTTGCTCAACCCAGGGGATATTGCCTCACTATGGGTATGCCTTAAAACCGGAAACATATACCCGGCAGACCTCACACAAAAGGTCCTGGAAAGTTACGCCGCAGTTGAGAGAAGCGTGTCATCCCTTGCCAGGATAATGGAAAGGGTCCAAGCGCCGCCTGTACCGGACAAGCCCAGGAAATTTATTGAAATGCTGAAGAAGTATGAACCTGTTATCCGCAAACAAAAACCGGGGACGATTATCGATTCCTGGATAAGCGACAACAACCTGTCAGGACTGAAGTGCATGGACCTGCTTTTAAATACAGCCGTAATGCATCACAATCTGAATTCTTTTATCCACAACCTTGTGCTGGGGCGCGAAAGCGATATCGTCCGCAGCGGCCGCAGGGCGTATTCCCCGGATGCCGTTTCGTTGATGACCCTGCATGGGGCAAAAGGTCTTGAATTCCCAGTAGTGTTCCTGTGCGGCGCAAACGACGGGATTATTCCGTTAAGGACCCCCGGCCGCGACT
Encoded here:
- the cbiQ gene encoding cobalt ECF transporter T component CbiQ — protein: MANITNSLYNIRLLDDLARKETIIHRIHPLVKLLTTVVYLTVVVSFDRYEIIGLFPLIFYPLLVLVLAELPIKPILKRILLVEPFIIGIGILNPLFDHQAFILSGFILSRGWITFFSIFLKCGFTVTAALILIATTGMDSLASALRMLKIPRLFVLQLLLTYRYISVLMVEVTRIVSAYSLRAPQQKGIHPGVWGSLAGQLLLKTFARAQRIYQAMCLRGFAGEYNTESCRKIKASDWIYLAGWVMFFAVARIYNIPMLIGSLITGVGR
- a CDS encoding energy-coupling factor ABC transporter permease, whose protein sequence is MHMADALISPVVGGAMWTATAGVAAYSIKKIQDDMDEKKIPLMGVMGAFVFAAQMINFSIPGTGSSGHLGGGLLLSILLGPYAGFLTMASILVIQALFFADGGLLALGCNVFNLGFFTCFIAYPLVYKQIMGKGYSPNRIFGAAMLSAIIGLQLGAFGVVLETFFSGKTELPFSTFVMLMQPIHLAIGVVEGLVTAVIVTFVWKAQPEIIEKAALGKALGNLSIKKVLTGLAIAAVITGGIFSWFASANPDGLEWSMFKTAGIEELEAKDGIHHVFSEIQSKIAFLPDYSFKTPENEKEQNTGEGQESWPAVSGGTSLSGLVGGGMTLALAALTGFIISLIKRRKQDVSA
- a CDS encoding UvrD-helicase domain-containing protein is translated as MFIADFHIHSKYSRATSRECVPEMLEMWARRKGIDVIGTGDFTHPAWREELKEKLVPSGEGLYVLKSDYRKEDKVAGRDCNPQFIVSGEISSIYKKNGRVRKVHNLILLPGLEHAESIARRLEAVGNLHSDGRPILGLDSRDLLEIVLDMCPEAIFIPAHIWTPHFSLYGAYSGFDDIKECFEDLTGCIYALETGLSSNPPMNWRLSALDEFMLVSNSDAHSPANLGREANIFDTGLSYRGILQALKNRSTKEFYGTIEFFPEEGKYHYDGHRACKVCWKPADTKTAAGICPVCGERITVGVLHRVEALADREEGFVPPAAKHFESLVPLHEVIASSIGHTAAGVKVKEKYDDLIRSLGPELFILREAPLKDIELAAGPCIAEGIRRLRCGKVEIQPGFDGEYGRIKIMDKSEIDTLSGQLCFLNDKINDIKSQSISKTIEDKKGSARKAALAPILADACPLNGSEDTMKTAPADTLYGLNQEQWEAVSSSNQTIAVMAGPGTGKTKTLVCRIAYLVEKCGVHPSQVTAVTFTNKAANEMRVRLEKHFGDKRTARAITIGTFHSICLQILSRWKGKHNITIIDECNAVSIVEEILKGIKLKISPRDVMRGISLIKSGAALAGDQKKSDVPADVYGLYCSQLARYGVMDYDDILLEVLKRFEGTNQGDMADGSLGNSFSHLLVDEFQDINEIQYRLLKEWSRKSKSIFIIGDPDQSIYGFRGSDFRYFERFKEDFPDIRHVRLTQNYRSTPEIIVCARAVISKEKAGGPARSLETKRKNGAKVRLVATNDEFSEALLVAKEINRMVGGIDMLDAQALPAPNRKRSAAEHPRGFSDIAVLYRTNRQAEILEQCLLKESIPYVVVGRDEFLSEEPVRKTIAFFKFLLNPGDIASLWVCLKTGNIYPADLTQKVLESYAAVERSVSSLARIMERVQAPPVPDKPRKFIEMLKKYEPVIRKQKPGTIIDSWISDNNLSGLKCMDLLLNTAVMHHNLNSFIHNLVLGRESDIVRSGRRAYSPDAVSLMTLHGAKGLEFPVVFLCGANDGIIPLRTPGRDFNLDEERRLFYVGMTRAQDELILLTSRAPSPFIADIPEEHLATENAFARKQAPQFKQVSLFDL